One genomic segment of Plasmodium cynomolgi strain B DNA, chromosome 14, whole genome shotgun sequence includes these proteins:
- a CDS encoding hypothetical protein (putative), with the protein MKTNILENAEKTNDAAKDMTQCGDLGEEKETMVSLRGFNLSYREKLENLKTIKNIDNNKKIIKLVLEDVDLDPKVIMQHVVNMLKEKTTLYTIVEINKEKYKVKYSEVTPDDYILFPENVSNIANCKYAYIGILKVAKYTKKCTFNEKSFQAWQNVPMDF; encoded by the coding sequence atgaagacaaacattttggaaaacgcagaaaaaacgaatgacGCAGCAAAGGATATGACGCAATGCGGGGACcttggtgaagaaaaagaaacgatGGTTTCACTGAGAGGATTTAATCTGTCGTATAGAGAAAAATTGGAGAACTTAAAgacaattaaaaatattgacaataataaaaaaattataaaactcGTTTTGGAGGATGTCGATTTGGATCCAAAAGTTATTATGCAACATGTGGTTAACatgttaaaagaaaaaacgacgTTATACACAATTGTCGAAATAAACAAGGAGAAGTACAAAGTGAAGTATAGCGAAGTGACCCCCGatgattatatattatttccaGAAAATGTTAGCAATATTGCCAATTGCAAATATGCTTACATTGGCATTTTGAAAGTTGCTAAGTACACCAAGAAATGCACATTTAACGAAAAATCGTTCCAGGCGTGGCAGAACGTCCCGATGGATTTTTGA